The genomic window GAAACCCAAAGTCTTTGAAAAGACTATTTTAAAATATGGCTGTTCACGGCATTATAATATAATTCTAGGCAGCCGACTCGGAATAAACATGAAGTATATCCCATCAGTATTTAATGGGGCACACCTACAACTGCCTTCACCAGTTATGTCTTTTATAGCAATGTTTTATTGACACTGTGTGACAGAGAGGAGTGGGCGTGGCTTCAGAGTCATATTTACACCACAACCAATGGCAGTGCTCCAACCCTGTCGAGCGGTGACAGTGACAGCTTGATGGAGAACAGCGGGGGGCCGGTGGAATTCATCAGGTCTCTGAGAGCTGCCGTCTCACTCCTGCTGACGAAGCTCAACATCCCCCTCTACAGGGTAACAGCAGGCTCACGCTGAACTCCTGTCTGCTCCGCGGGTTCTTCTCAAGCGTTCAGGAGGAGACACacaatgttttgtgtttgtggcagGCATATCAGTACGGAGTGTACACTCGTGAGCTGCTGCAGTTTGGAGACAATGTGTCCAtactcctgctgctgccccccagcGAGGACTTCAGCTCCAGGTACTGGCCCATCATTGGGACAAAGGAGCCGGGCCTCACCATGCCTCTGCAGATCTTTGAGCTGGGTAGGTGGAGAACTACAGCTGAACGAATCTAAATCTACcaatttggatttaaaaaaaatattgtactaataatgtttatttgatctgttgaggcttttgttgtttttcttatctAAATAGTCCTTCTTTCACACTTTTTGATTTACTTCAACTGCAACTGGAATCCATCCTTCCTGTCGAACTGAAAAACTCCCCCCGAAAGTATGATAAAGTGTGCTAACAAGTTCTTGTCGGTTTTGAAGTAATCATTTACTTTGTTTTAACTCATCACCAGTTCACTTCTGGACATATGAACGGGATTTCCTCTCCCAGTACTGCCAGGCCTGGGTGAAACTGGAGCTCGGCACTCACCTGGCCCAGCAGGCTCTGCGAGAGGCGCTCGATGCCAAGGAGTTGCAGGAAGCCAGAGAGCGGCTCAACCACATTACAGACCTTTCCCGTGTACGATCTTGGAattaggagaaaaaaaagtacagGACAGAATGACATGCTGAAAAATCCCTTCTGGAGTCTGCTTTTACTCTCAAAAACCTCATTTTATGTGATTAATATGTACTTAATACAGGAGatgaacaagaaaataaaatgtatatttaattttGTTAGAGTAATTGTAGAAAAGGATTACTCTTTAAGTTActttcttctgctgctctctcAGCGTCTTGATGTGGTGTGGAGGGATGCCCGCTGGGTCATGGACTGTCTGCAGTGCGTCCGGTCAAGACAGTGGGTGGGGGCAGTGCCCCTCGGCCTGGTGATGGGCGGAGACCCGCCGGCACGTcctgagggagaggaagaggaagagcgttTGATTGCTAGGCTGAAGTGGCCCAGTTGGACTCAAGCAAATAGACAAACTGTTACAGGTACAATGATTGTATTAAGGcatgtaaattaaattatagcGCCAAattaccaccaaaaacaaacaaacaaacaaccaccAGAATCGGattaaattcaaatttaaaCCTCAGAAATTGTAGAAATATGAAACACAAAAatctttaaatctttaaatgCACCACTTTTGTATGTGTGTAGAAAAGATATCAAATAATTTTTGagtcatttaaataataatgcttgaCAGATTCAGCATAGGAGTAATGAGAAGCTACTTTCACACAACAATGCTATAGGTTAAATGCTAACATACCCACGATGTTGACTCCATTTCCCTTCCAAACTCTGCAGCCAGCGGGACGCTGCCAAATGTTGTCACCGCAGAGGTCTGCATTCCACAGGGAGTCACGGCCATCCCCGAGGCGCTGGTGTCCACGGAGGGGGTCGTGAAGGGGGGGTACCCTGTAGACATCGCCGCACAATCAACTTTGGACCTGACCAACATCGACCAGTCAGACTTTGGATGTGCTAGCGCTTTGATCCAATCTGGACtggagcctgctgctgctgctgcacagttGGAAATGTGTTCCACACTTTTGGACCCGCAGGAGCCTCACAGCGAAAAACAGGACTTTCCTCCGTGTATCACTGCGGTAATCCAGCCGATGGAGATGGCAGAGTTGGTGGACATCTTGCCCACTCTGAGTCTTATCAAGGAGGAGACTCCCAGTGATCTGTCACTCCACACACCATCAGTAATGGACATGATGGAGAGCTTTGGACTGGGGATCAGTGAGAGCAACACCTTCTTAGACTTGGAGCACCCAAACCTGACCGCCGGAGGCGGTTGTCTGTCAGACCCCGACCTGAACTATAACAGTGGCGATGCCAGAGAGATGCAGACTGATAAAAGTGCATCATAGAGAAGAGACACATCTACCTGGCATGTCCTGGTGAACTCCACCGGAGGTGATGGGCCTGTTTCCAGCTTGGATTTTCCTCCACAGGATCAGCAGGTTCTTAGTAAAGGAGGCGGCTTTCTGGGGAGAATTAACATGGAGTGGGACAGACCCTCTAACAGCTGATATTGACCAGTCAGCCTACTTCCAACTTCAAAATATAAGATGTATTAGAACTTGTGTGTAAACTCTAAGCTACAATAGcagaatttatatttaaaatcctGCACGCACGACTTCGTGGAGTGACGTTGCTGCTTGTTGGAGGCCGCATACAAACCCGTTCATCAAACACAGCtcagtaaaatgtaattaattgatTTGTTAAACGCTGAATATTTATGGTTGAGCTTCGTGCCCCTTTGGCATTCTTTTACAAAAATGAGGATTCCAGCTTCCCACACTGTACTGGTGTCAACATGTTTAATGAGCACAACACAGCAGTACTTTAGAACCATGCTGCTAAATAAGAACGCAACATGTGTGTTTGGCATGGGTGTGTACTCCCGACATGAAGGCAAACATCCGGGTGTGTTTTCTGTGAGTCACTGATGATAAAACATAGCCACGCCTTTAATTGGAACATTTATCATTATATTAAATGTCATGTTCAGGAAAAAATGGTGCGCGAGTAATCCTGTTCTGTCTGAAAACATACATACAAAACTAGTTTTTACAAATATTCGTCTATGCTACAttccattttctttattttttttaccctgacACAAGACAGAACGACTCAGGAAAGAAGAAAACTTTTGTTCAACTAAAACAGTTCCATCTTTGGTCTCATTTAAGACAAATTGTTCAGCCCCCTTTTTCTGCCATTAAGAAAAACACATTGAGCTGTGAAAGATAATGCctcggcagaaataaaacatcgACCAACACGACAatatggaaagaaaaaagtacGGATACAGTATGCTACTCATTCTGGGAGTGTTTACCATCACTGAACCGCCGATGAAGACAATGTGGAAGATTACGAATAACAAGATATTTATCATTACTATAAAACATTGAGCAAGACTGAAATAGAAATAGACAcagaaatatgcacacaaatacaaactcaCAGAGAAGGTATTAATCACGCACTCATTTTGGTCTACAGAATGGCGTCCGGACATTAGTCCCTTTCCTAATGCATGGACAGCGGGAGGGTGAGGCATGCGCTTCAGGCGCCGAAATGCAGCAGGCACTGATGGGTGGATGAAAGGCACGGCTTTAAATGGGCATCGGCAGGGTCATCTTTCCTCTCCCTCGAAGCACTGGACAGAACCAGAAGAGAAAACGAGGCGGATACGAAATGACGGGTTTTCTTTTAGAAACCAAAGCAAGACTTATTTTGTCTGAGAGACTTTTACTCACCTTTTGTGACATAAAGGTAAAAGAAGTCGCAGTAGAAAATGGTCTGCACCACACCAGAAACCACAGCGATCTGGTCGACGAAGCCCTCGGCGCGATAGCGCCACACCCAGTTGGCTATGTAGAGGGCTCGGTAGAGGCCGAGGAAGAACAGGTAGTGGGTGGTGATGGATTCTGCCTCGCCGCTCTTTGAGATCATGAAGAGCTGCGGCATTATAGCCACCGCCTCCAGGAAGATGGAGAAGGTCCACAGGATCTGAGCGCAAACCAGCAGAAGGAAGGCGCATGAGTCAAAGTAAAAAGGAACAAGCTGCACATTTAGACTGAGGAGGGCCTTTAAATAATTCTACACCTAAACCATAATTTTATTGAGGGTGAGTCTGGAGTATTTACCTCCATTGGGGTATAAGCATAGTTTTCCAGGAAGGAAAGGCCGATGACCGGTATCAAGAGGAACTCCAAACGGAAGGTGTCGTTCCCCGAGTCATAGGTGCTCTTGAAGCGCATGTAGATCAGGTACACGGTCGCGTAGGACAGCGCCAAGAACACCACCTGAGGGGGGAGTCGACAGCTGATTATTGTCCATGGCGTTTGATGTAAAAACCACAAAATGCCGAGTAAGACGAGCGAAGCAGAGTCTCCCTTTCACGCTCTTACCTTCATCACTGTGTTGTAAGGAGATATAAATATCGTGAACAAATCAAGGTATCTGGTGGTGAAGACAAGTGCAAACAGCACCTGAGACTTCCCAGAGatgcctgcagagacagaaaaaaaggatgaagaaaATACAATCCATCTAAAAGCAGCTGACATCAGCATTACCCACTGGCCTGGAACAGCTCAGAAGCACGAGAAGGAAGTTGTGATTTGACAGATTGATGCTTTATCAGCAAAATAAGACGAACTGTGAGAcaatttgtttgctttttgcagATCTGGACTGCGGTCTTTGTGGCAGATTTTTGCTCTTTGCCACGTCGCTGCCACTCGTGGAGAACTCAACCATCAATCACAGATATCAGCACATATACCTTGACTCTgttgtatgtacagtatattctGTACAAATGTGTGCATGCTAGTGAAGGGACTATGACAGAGATGAGTATCCGTGCCCACCTACCTGAACAGGTCTTGGACCTCCATATCTTCACTAACAGAATAATAATAGCCAACAGATGTGACAAGTCACCCGCCAGACGAAAGACATTCATGTCTATTGATTGTTTTCCACCTCTGTAACAAACCGATATGATAAACACCTCGGTGGCTttaagtaaaaagaaaaaaacaagtagAAACTGATCTATTCAGCTTGTATTTGGCTCGTAATCTGGTGTAAGCAAATAGCTGAGATATAAACGCATAAACTAATTACAAACTCTGCCGTGCCTGCAGCGGCATGAGATAAAACTTATTTCAGAGGCGGTGACGTGGCTGATAGCAGAGAGATACTGACGATTACTTGGATTAAGAGCTGTAAGTATTTCCGATTTTcacctttcaaagtaaaagtagCTTTTCGGCAACACTCAGCCTATAAACAATTAAACCTCAGTGGGACGTAGAATTTGCGCATATAAATGATTAACGTCATCCTGTGTTCGATTTTCCTGAATGTTCTTTTGCAGATTCCATACTTTAAAATGATACTGACGTTTTGTTTGAAAGTTAAAATCCTTTATTTCCGGGATGGATTTGCCTGCGATTAAGAAGCAAAGCGGAAGTTAGCCCCTCCAAGAAGTAGCGACATCCCTGATTGGACAGCAGGTGGCGACATGCTGCAGGTAAATAACGAGGCCGAAAAAGGCGCTCGTTCCAAATTgttgttaattgtttttttcttttaacagacatattttatctgtatttttcagTCAGATTGTTTACACAGTAAGCATTATATAAATAATCATAGTTTAAAATCAAGTCTTATGAATTGGTATTGTGTTTTGGACAGTGCACCTTTGAATAGAGATACAACATGTTGAAGTTCTCTTCTGTCTTTCCCGGAagatcaaacatttattttaaaatagctTATGCTTTATTCTTTCTTTGGGATAATTTCTTGCTGCATTTTTGATCATTAAAGACTTTGCTAGTTAATGTCACAGTGTGGCATTAGTGAGGGCCCATATAGCCGTAGGGCCGCACTGTTAGGAAGCATGCACAAGGCGCTCTTAAAACCCTCATGAAAGCACAATTCATTCAATGAACCACGAATCCAAAGTCCCTTGAAGTGGGGCCCTGTGTTGTTGCCCTATGACAGCTGGATATTGTTATGCCGGACATCTTTTAACTGAAATTTAAGTGATGACGGAGATAGACATGAAGTACTGTATTCTGAAAAGACAACAGAGAAACAGCAAAGCAATTACCACATTAGAGCAGAaatattcttattcttattttttcctAAAGCGCTTAAATTCATTGTATTTTTCCTCTCCACTTGTGCAGGTCTCTGGACTAAATAAAATAAGCCATAAAGAAAAATAGTAGAAATAACTTCATTCATCATTAATTATATCATACACAGCTATCCAGCTTCTCCGTCGAAAACGGTATCTAAAGTCTGAACGTTAGAAGAAAACTGTCTCCCTTGTGGTCTCGTTGAGTGACTAGATGACTCTGCAGCTATTTGCATGATGGTGGGATTCAGCAGCAAACAGTCATGTGGTCCCTCCAGTGGTGTGGACGCAGCAGATTAAATCAAAACTCCATCACGGGGTCCTAAAATCCaataaaaaaagtttttttttgtggggggggtgaTAATTAGTATCCCATGACAAACTGTTGGCATGGGATACAAAAAAACTATGACGGCACCAGAAAGCTCAAGGCATCACATCACTTGTAATAGATGGCCTGCTCTAAtccattttaataaatataaaatccgtcagtgctgaaaacaaaaacaacatcaaaaaCATTTGACCCTCAAGCTTCCAGGAAGCATGTGTTAGGCAATTCGGAATTTCATTGTGAAGGACTGCCAAGCCCTCAGAGTTGTTGAGAATGAGGAGTTCAGGGAATTGCTTCATATCATCATATGAATGCCAACCACAAAGTTTCATATAGAAAAATGGACAGTGTAATGTTCTATTCACCAATATGGATGAAAAGAGGCAGCGCTGTTCTTCACCACCTGTGTGGACTTTCGTTGGAGATACCTGCTGCTTATATTCTGCACCAGCTTTGTTCTTTGGCACTATCTTCGACAGTGTTTCCCTTGCACATGGACACTTTGAAGAGTCTCCTATGGTGAAGGGTGGTGTGCTGGCCATGGGGGGGGCTGTATGGACCCAGCTCTGGACACACAGCtggaggacaaacacaaagaatgCCTTGTATACTTCATATCCGGGGCTGTGTCTCATGTGGAGGGTGGGCAACTTGCAGAAAAAGGTGGAGGTGTTCAGGGTacgtcccactgggaggagaccaAGGGGAaaacccaggacacgctggagagactatgtctctcggttgGCCTGcaaacgcctcgggatccccccggaagagctggaagaagtggccggggagagggaagtctgggcttccctgcttaggctgctgcccccgcaacccgaccccggataagcaatttgaagatggatggatggatttgttAGAAGTACAATTTGGTCTTAAAGTTGGGAAAAAGATTAATTGTTCCATTAAATCGATGATTGTGCTTATTTTATCAAACCATTAATTCCACTATTACACATAGAAAAGGGGAATTCGTGGTTGCCTACCATTGGCATGACCCTTGAAATTAAACTGGATCCCCCCAAGCATTTCTCTAACTATTGTTCAAACCTTCAAAGTGGGGTTCAtcagtcttttttatttttttattttattggtagaCTTTATGTCTGTAAAAGCATGTAGTGACGAAACATTAAAAACGCATTAATAACATTCTTCAACAACATAGTATTTGAACTGATGATGAAGTTTAAATCTAGCATGATCGTTTCTCTAAAGTGTCCTAAATGTGCACCGGTTACATACAACATACAGGACCACCATGAGAGATGGGCTTCAGCGGTTTGTGTGGGGATCGTAtccatatataaaaaaatgtcattccATATTCTAATCCCATAATTAATTCCTTAAATATTTTCTGAACGAACTTAAAGTCATCTCTTGTCAGGCTAATAAGACACTTCTCCTCTATGCCCCTTATAGTTACATATCTTCAATCTCTGTCTGTCAGCCTGTCGCCGATCCCGTGGGTGAGAGCCACGGCAGTAAAAGCAGGCCCATCCATCGGACCTCTGAACCTCAGCAGAACCGGAGAGGCATTTCTGTCAGTGggggaaaagatgaaaagagagaaaCGGGGTGGAATGGGCACGCTGCTCAGTCTCCGCAGGCCTGGAGGCCATGGGCTTTTCATTAGTCAGTGAGTGAGTGACTGAGTGGGATCGGTGGGATGGTCAGATAGGAAACCCTGCTGGGCCACTCAGCTATTTGGGTGATTTGGGGGCTTCCACTGACTCCCATTGTGCATTATTGTCTCCGAAGTGAGCAACCGAGGCTCAACACTGAGCCTTTGTGTGGGACATTTAAATgcctgttagcatgctaattatgggatgtatgtctgtgtgtgccaGTGTGTGTCCATCATCCTCTCCCCTCCTTCCCTGGATTTACACCCTACAATTTCTCTTCTTCTGTCAGTTCTGCGCCATCTTTCCCTGTGGCGCTGAAGCCCCGCTTCAaactccttcctgtttctatttGCTTCACTTCTGTCTTCATTCCTCAAACTAAatggatgtatttattttttactctgtaGCGCACTGAAGCGGCCCAGTTTTTAACATGCCCTAgctttcatcagcagcagctcctcctgcaaaCTCAGCCATCTCCAAGCTGTGCTTCATTTTTACCCGGCTCTCTGTTGTTGGATAAGGGGTCTAAAATTACAAATTCACTAAATAGTCTGGCCAGAGAAAGAGCCATCCTAGAAGAGAGGAATGTAGCTAACAAACAGCagaagagcagaagaagaacacaGCGTCACCGGATAGTGATGCTTCTTCCAGCGCTGCAATGATAAAAAAGAATATCTGTCCACGCTCTGTTACCTTGAAACCTAAGAATTGGAATTGGAAACAGAACACGTTCTCCTACAGTGTATCTCGACATCTATTCCCTTATGTGAACATACACGTCTTTTAATCAGCAGGTATGGTCCTGATGAAATGATGATGTGTTCACTGTGGTTACCTTCATCAGTTTAGCTGCAGTGGAAATATCTAATAAGGGGGTTTCATTATATTGGCTGTGTCTTTCTTTATCAGTAGATGTGAGGAATGTTTCAGACTTTTGATCTTTTTAAACTACAATGAACGTGAtagtctgtctttttttatatatatatatataaaaccttTCAACTGCTGGAAGTCAATGACCTGAACATTTTGCAGTGTGTATAATTATTCTCAGTATGAAGTTGATATTTCTGGGACGCTTGAGGGCTTCTATTCATTCTTGACATGTGGTTTGGTTTCCTTTGTTGTTCTTAAATATGCACGTGGATTCGGATTATTGACGCCAATAAACGTGTTGAAGTTGATTTGTTACGTGTGAAAACCGCTGAGGCTGTACAGGTATTCAGATTCACATTTCCACACGCAGTTTGCACAACTGCCTGTGTGTTTACcactgtttgtgtgcatgtggaaACCAATGTCtcccacaggtgtgtgtgtgtgtgtgtgtgtgtgtgagagagagagagcagctgtgGCTCCTATGGTTGAACTTTAGCTCACATGGGCAGAGTGAGGGAGGGCCGCAGGGTGAGGAGACGATGGGAGAGGGGACTCATGTCCGACAAACTTGCCATCTCCCTCTCCCCTTTCATCTCCCGCTCTCAGCATCAAACAACAAACTCTTTCATTCAGGCATTTTTGCGGCCACCCGGCCCCAGACCCTCGAGGCCCCCACCCGTTCACGCCGCTTAATTCAATGTTCCGAGTAAAACTCATGATTTGAAAGTGACTTTTTTTAAAAGTCTTTTCCATGTCTCCCTTCAGAGGCACCACCCCTCTTCCTGTTCTTCCTAACACTGGTTTTTCCGTGTGTGAAAGCGGCTTATGtcctggaggaaggagggaaaacacgctcagatttatttctgtattttgatTGTaacttttgtttcatttttacttGTACGAGACATTATCTAGTGGCTGATGCCAAACTGAGGTACCGCTAACGTGTCCATGGGTAACAGGGATGCTAAGGCCAGAAACCTCATGACCTGATCATGATCAGTCACTTCAGAGCATAAATAACCTGAATGGGGTTCATTCAGCtaatttctcttctgtttaCGAGTAGAAAGCACATAAAACCTACTTCATGAGGAATTACAAGCTTCAAAATGACAGAGGCAACTTCAGAGCACAGAACGAACAATGTTTTTCTATTCTTCACAACCGCCACTAATCACATCAGCAAGGtacaggcaaaacaaaaaaaaagaaccattaTGAAGCATCTGACTGACAATGACCAATAACAACCACAGCTGGAAATTGGTTCACCTTTTTGAGAATGTTTCTCCATGACAACAGCTGTAAATAACCAGTTTATAGATTTCCTTTTAAATGCATGTTGTGTTCAACTACCAGGAAGTTAAGCTCAATTACTTTTGCTTTGTGTCCAGGGGGAAAACTGTGAAAGAATCATTCCAATGTTACATTTTTAGAGATCCACATCATTGCTGTGTGATGATGCCCCAAACAGCAATGACACAGACATGCAGTAGAATCATTCACACAAAGGACCTCTTTGTTCCCAGTTGAATTCTTGACCATCATTTTAGGCATTTTCGTGCAAATGACTCAACCTCCACGTCCCTCGCCTCTCGCTCCGCCCAATTGGGCTATTGTTTTTCAAGCATGACCCCTTGGTCCTGCAGAGATGAGTTGTTTTGGAGATTCCAAATCGTTCTATG from Brachionichthys hirsutus isolate HB-005 chromosome 16, CSIRO-AGI_Bhir_v1, whole genome shotgun sequence includes these protein-coding regions:
- the LOC137905374 gene encoding ER lumen protein-retaining receptor 3-like; this encodes MNVFRLAGDLSHLLAIIILLVKIWRSKTCSGISGKSQVLFALVFTTRYLDLFTIFISPYNTVMKVVFLALSYATVYLIYMRFKSTYDSGNDTFRLEFLLIPVIGLSFLENYAYTPMEILWTFSIFLEAVAIMPQLFMISKSGEAESITTHYLFFLGLYRALYIANWVWRYRAEGFVDQIAVVSGVVQTIFYCDFFYLYVTKVLRGRGKMTLPMPI